Within Capra hircus breed San Clemente chromosome 7, ASM170441v1, whole genome shotgun sequence, the genomic segment caaagacacttactccttggaaggaaagttatggccaacctagacagcatattgaaaggcagagacattactttgccaacaaaggtccgtctagtcaaggctatggtttttcaagtggtcatgtatggatgtgagagttggactatgaagaaagctgagcgccgaagaactgatgcttttgaactgtggtgttggaaaagactcttgagagtcccttggcctgcaaggagatccaaccagtccattctaaaagagatcagtcctgggtgttctttggaaggaatgatgctaaagctgaaactcctgtactttggccacctcatgcgaagagttgactcattggaaaagactctgatgctgggagggactgggggcaggaggagaaggggacgacagaggatgagatggctggatggcatcaccggcttgatggatgtgagtctgagtgaactctgggagttggtgatggacagggaggcctggcgtgctgcaattcatggggtcgcaaagagtcggacacgactgagcgactgaactgaactgaactgaatgttcattgcagcactgtttacgatagccaaaatatggaagcaactcaaatgtACATCAATagacaaatataaaaagaatatgtgccacaaataaataaacattaatatgtataaataatgaacattactcagacattaaaaagaatgaaattctgctatttgaagccatgtggatggacctagttattattatgtttagtgaaataaatcagggaAAAAATAGTGTATGATATAACTTATGATTTATGGTAAATGATCatatgaaatcttaaaaataatacaatgagaatatatgcaaaacagagacatactcacagatacagaacacAAATTAAAAGTTACCAGACTGTAAAGAGAATATGGTATGAGCAAATTATCAGTATGGGAAAAAGAGAGCATAACTACTGTATAGGCAagtaacaaggatatattgtgtaGCACAGGCAATTATTGACATTACCTTTTATTAACTTTTAGTGAAagataatctgtaaaaatactgaatcagtgTGTTATGCACCAGAAATAAATAAGACATTCtgaatcaactctacttcagatttaaaaatcaggaaaaaagttCAAAAAGTGCCTTGCCTTGGGGATATCACATGGATACATGCATTTGATCATCTATTTTTGCCATTGACTATGGAaggtatggggcttcccaggtggttcagtgggtaaagaatctgcttgcaatgccagagacccaggaaacacaggtttaattcttgggtcaggaagatcccctgaaggaaggcatggcaacccactctagtattcttgcctggaaaattccatggacagaggagcatggcagactacagtccatagagtcacaaagagtcggacacaaatgaagcaactgagcattcaTGTACGCACATGGTAGGTATGTGAACAAGATAATCGGAACTTaatgaggagaaaaaaattaaattgcacATTACAAAAGACACTAAATTTTCAAAGTTAGAATATCAGGAAAAAGAGTTAAGGTAGTTATATACAAAGAAATGATGTAAACAAAAATCAAATCTGTGGTCTGAGATTTTAATCTTTACAAATACATGAACAGACGTGAATGCTtagagtagttttttttttttatatagcaGAACTACAATTCATGACTATTCTTtatacaaacaacaaaaaaagtcatTGATGCTATATGTTTtatttgagagaaaatattttttcttttttaataaattaattttagttggaggataattagtTTATGAaattgtgatggttttgccatacatcaacatgaatcagccacaggtgcaatATGtacccccatcctgaagcccttcccacatccctccccattgaaacatgtatatttccatatgtaaaacagatgatcagagaataagttattttaagaaggatttctcaggtggcgctagtggtaaagaacctcccggtaagacataagagatgcaggttagatccctgggtcaggaagatcccgtggaggaaggcacagcaactcaatctagtgttcttgcctggagaatcccatggacagaggatcctggcaggctatagtccatagggtcgcaaagagttggacttgactaaagtgacttagcatgcatgcagtttTAAGAAATTCATATAGTTATATGAAAAAATGATTAATTCCCAAATTATCCAGATCCAAGGCTAAGCATAAATCTGAGAAAGTGGGAAaaccataaaatgaaaaaatatttgaattatgAGAGATATCACAAGCCCTAACAGTTATATAAATCATATGGAGACGCTGaagtcaaaaaaaggaaaatttctggAAATAAATTGAAATAGCAAGTTCTACTTCCACAGCCTGATCAAAGTTTAGCAATTTATGATTCTGAGGCCTTTCTTCAGCCCAGGTGAATTACCTTTTTTTATAGCTCACATTTGAAAGAACGCTCTTAGAGCTCTCTTAATGTCTCTGTTCCTCAGACTGTAGAtgaaggggttcagcatgggtgTGACCACGGTGTACATCACTGAGGCTGCTGCACTTGAGTGTGGGTTGTGGGGAGCAGCAGAGCTAAGATACACTCCCAAGCATGTACAGTAAAATAAGGAGACGACAGAGAGGTGAGATGCACAGGTGGAGAATGCCTtatacttcccctgagctgatgAGATTCTACATATTGAGGAAGCTATCTTACAGTAAGTGTAAAGGATACCAGCAAGGGGAGCACCACCCAGAAGCCCAGCTGCAAAATTCATCACCAGTTCATTAAGAAAATTGTTGGAACACGCAAGTTGAATCAACTGCTTGAGTTCACAGAAATAGTGAGGAATTTTCATCTCTCTGCAGAAGGACAGCATCAATACCATTAAAGTTTCTAACAAGGAATGTAGGACACTAACGATCCAGCTAACCAAAACCAGAATTCCACAGCGTCGTGGGCTCATGATGACCGTGTAGTGAAGAGGGTGGCAGATGGCCACAAAGCGGTCATAAGCCATCACAGTCAGGAGGAAGTCATCCAACCCTGCAAACAGCATGAAAAAATACATCTGAATCATGCAGCCTTCATAGGTTATAATGTGGCTCTGTGTCTGGATGTTACACAGCATCTTTggggtgatggtggaggtgataCAGATGTCTACAATGGATAGGTTGGAGAGAAAGAAGTACATGGGAGTATGGAGATGGGGGTCTGAGCTGATGGCCAGGATGATGAGCAGGTTTCCAAACACAGTGATCAGGTACATGGAGAGGAAAGGTCCAAATATGAGGGGCTGCAGTTCTGGTTCTTCTgaaaatcccagaagaagaaattctGAAACATGTGTTAGGTTCCTTGGTACCATGGGCTGAAGGTAACTATGAGGAAATGGGAAAATAACATGACTGATTTTTATACAATCAGATATTACTCACATTGTTAAAGGGCTGCCATTTATAATTGcttatcaaaatattaatttcaaaaatttgtTTATGAATTCAGTCCCCTTGGTGAAATTTCTTATGTCATCTTTAATTAGCAAGCTTGTTTGACTTTCAGCATTTTCCCTGGCAAGTCAAATATTTCTCATATTTAAGgagaaattctttcattttttcaggGCATTTAAATTGTGTGCCGACAATGTTCCTGGTGCTGTGAGTGCAATGAGTGCAATGTTCCTGGTGCAATGAGTATGGGGTGCTGAAAAGTAAAAACTCTTACTATCCATCTACAGAGAAAAatccagagaattaaaaaaaaagaaagtatgtatAGCTTCTCAGACTGTGACAGATTGTATGAAGGAAACGAAAGCAGGTATAAGAGAATGAGCAAAGAAGAGGTGCTGTTTTTTATGGATGTTCATGCTAAGGCTTGAAAACTTGAAAAACAAGGTGACATTTCCTTGAACATATCAGATGAAATGTGTGCCAGGCAGGGAGAACAGCAGTGCAAAGAGAGGTATTCTTTAAGATGTTCAGTATGGGAAAGGTAATGGGCAGGAGGGAAAGTGAGCAGAGATGATGCCATAGGATGCTGAGAAGCAAAGtggcctccctgctgctgctgaagcATCAAATATCAAGGAGTCTCTTATATACATTATGTATTTTTAGAACCTCAGGAAATTGTTGCAAAGTTGGCTTGTAAGTACTAATGAATCTCTTCTGGCAGTTGAGTTTAGAACTCTGTTACAAGATTCACCTTGGAATATATGTGCTCAGTACTCCCGCCTGGAAGATTTCACACACTTCACAAggcatgaaaacacacacacacacagtagaatcTTCCTTCCTATACTGTGTAACTTCCATGTCTTTTTCACCCTTAACTACCCTTATTAAGTTGGATGTTGATATAACTCAAGATGATCATGGCAAATTATTTAGAAATGGCATCCAGAAATTCCAGTTTGTAAATTTCCCAACATTCCCAAatagctcaatgggtaaagaatctgcctgcaatgcaggggacacaaaagacacgagtttgatccctgggttgggaagatcctttggagaagggcatggcaacccactccagtattcttgcctgagaatcccatgaacagaggagcctggtgggctacagtccataggcttgcaaagagttagacatgactgaaatgacagaGCACAGTGCCAATAACCTTGGAGCTCTGTTTTGGTATGGCCATTTTATGCTTTGTATTAAACTTATGTTGAAAATTTGTTACATAAAGtcatgctgttgtttagtcgataagtcatgtctgattctttccatggactgtagtacatcagacttccctgtccttcactatctcctggagtttgcttgcattcatgtccattgagtctgtgatgctatatgcttgtgtgtgtgtgtatatatgtgtgtgtatatatatataattttctttctcaaagcctgaaaatacatatatatacatatatatatatatatatatatatatatatatatatatatatatatatatatatatggacttttctggtggttcagtggttaagaatctggctgtcaatgcaggggtcatgagttcaatccctggtccaggaagactccataTGCTGCCAGATAACTAAGTCCATGCATCATAACTACTGAGCcagagtgccctagagcctgtgctctcccaaacagaaaccaccacaatgagaagtcttcACA encodes:
- the LOC102188848 gene encoding olfactory receptor-like protein OLF4; amino-acid sequence: MVPRNLTHVSEFLLLGFSEEPELQPLIFGPFLSMYLITVFGNLLIILAISSDPHLHTPMYFFLSNLSIVDICITSTITPKMLCNIQTQSHIITYEGCMIQMYFFMLFAGLDDFLLTVMAYDRFVAICHPLHYTVIMSPRRCGILVLVSWIVSVLHSLLETLMVLMLSFCREMKIPHYFCELKQLIQLACSNNFLNELVMNFAAGLLGGAPLAGILYTYCKIASSICRISSAQGKYKAFSTCASHLSVVSLFYCTCLGVYLSSAAPHNPHSSAAASVMYTVVTPMLNPFIYSLRNRDIKRALRAFFQM